The Sphaerospermopsis torques-reginae ITEP-024 genome has a window encoding:
- a CDS encoding Uma2 family endonuclease: MYQIDPPLSPQEALPTMYDLPSENQEEPGLPDEFHLLQPELLRITFRPPTYSEDNIFTGSDLNLYYDSRHPQWYKRPDWFAVLGVSRFYQETELRLSYVTWQEGVNPFVAIELISPGTEAEDLGRSLREVNQPPNKWSVYEQILRIPYYFVYNRYTDEFNCFGLVMSRYQSLPINGLGVWLEEAELGLGLWHGEYQGLTRSWLRWYDRDHNWLPTPVEQEKQRAEQEKQRADLAEAELAKLRQLLAEKGVNL, from the coding sequence ATGTATCAAATAGATCCACCATTATCTCCTCAAGAAGCATTGCCAACTATGTATGATTTACCTAGTGAAAATCAGGAGGAACCAGGATTGCCAGATGAATTTCACTTATTACAGCCTGAATTGTTACGTATTACCTTTCGTCCACCTACCTATAGTGAAGATAATATATTTACAGGTAGTGATTTAAACTTATATTATGATTCCCGCCATCCCCAATGGTATAAGCGCCCAGATTGGTTTGCAGTATTGGGGGTGTCTCGATTTTATCAAGAAACAGAACTCAGATTAAGTTACGTTACTTGGCAGGAGGGAGTAAATCCTTTCGTAGCTATAGAATTGATATCACCAGGTACAGAAGCAGAGGATTTAGGTAGAAGTTTAAGGGAAGTTAATCAGCCTCCTAATAAATGGTCAGTTTATGAACAAATTCTCAGAATCCCCTATTATTTTGTTTATAACCGTTATACAGATGAGTTTAATTGTTTTGGGTTGGTAATGAGTCGTTATCAATCTTTGCCAATAAATGGACTAGGGGTATGGTTAGAAGAAGCAGAACTGGGTTTAGGATTATGGCATGGAGAATATCAGGGATTAACCAGATCGTGGCTACGTTGGTATGATCGAGATCATAACTGGTTGCCTACACCAGTAGAACAAGAAAAGCAACGTGCAGAACAGGAAAAACAACGTGCAGATTTAGCCGAAGCAGAATTAGCTAAATTAAGACAGTTACTAGCAGAAAAAGGAGTTAATTTGTAG
- a CDS encoding type II toxin-antitoxin system VapC family toxin, with protein sequence MIILDTHIWVWWNQDSPQLTEFYKEVIENSRADGIGISSISLIEISRLVERGRLILPKPLEEWFSIALAEEGVLLIPITPAIAIEAYSLPGDFHKDLADRIIVATARVYNCPLVTVDQNIIAYPHVSLISEKTIL encoded by the coding sequence ATGATTATTCTTGATACTCATATTTGGGTGTGGTGGAATCAAGATTCGCCTCAATTAACAGAATTTTATAAGGAAGTAATTGAAAATTCTCGCGCTGATGGTATTGGTATATCTAGTATTAGTTTAATTGAAATTTCTAGATTAGTTGAGCGTGGTCGGTTAATTTTACCCAAACCTTTAGAAGAATGGTTTTCCATAGCTTTAGCTGAAGAAGGAGTTTTGTTAATTCCTATTACTCCAGCTATTGCTATTGAAGCTTATTCTCTACCTGGTGACTTTCATAAAGATCTGGCTGATAGGATTATTGTTGCTACTGCCAGGGTTTATAATTGTCCTTTGGTAACAGTTGATCAAAATATTATTGCTTATCCTCATGTCAGTTTGATTTCAGAAAAAACAATTTTGTAA
- a CDS encoding AAA family ATPase: MLNNINIKNFTVFPSANLQFSKYLNVIVGENGSGKTHLLKVVYSALATSWEESRKPTSSTPTKTLLQTRLADKLINVFRPESLGRLTRRKQGRERCDIKLLFEDKQFNFEFSFSTNSKTEVLIEQVPKAWLDSSPAYIPTRELLSIFPNFVSVYEGHYLEFEETWRDTCILIGAPLQRGTKEKRIQELLTPLEQAMGGSIELDKNGRFYLKNERGRFEMPLVAEGQRKLAMLARLIATGVLIEKGFLFWDEPEANLNPLLIKQVAQSIVNLSKTGIQVFIATHSLFLLRELEILMTDKQNIELNSRFFGLHFSDDGVVVNQGDAIDEIGDITTLDEELAQSDRFISSGV, from the coding sequence ATGCTAAATAATATAAATATTAAAAACTTCACAGTTTTTCCTAGTGCAAATCTCCAATTCTCTAAATATCTGAATGTAATCGTTGGAGAAAATGGATCGGGGAAAACACATCTTCTGAAAGTCGTCTATTCAGCACTTGCAACCAGTTGGGAAGAAAGCCGCAAACCAACAAGCAGTACACCAACAAAAACTTTATTGCAAACTCGTCTAGCAGACAAGCTCATCAATGTTTTTCGTCCAGAATCTCTTGGCCGACTTACTAGAAGAAAGCAAGGACGTGAGAGATGTGACATTAAACTCTTGTTTGAAGATAAGCAGTTCAATTTTGAATTTAGCTTCTCTACAAACAGTAAAACAGAGGTGCTAATAGAGCAAGTTCCCAAGGCTTGGCTGGACAGTTCTCCAGCTTATATCCCAACTCGTGAGTTACTCAGTATTTTCCCAAACTTTGTTTCAGTGTACGAAGGCCATTACCTTGAATTTGAAGAGACTTGGCGAGACACTTGTATACTTATAGGCGCTCCTTTACAGCGAGGGACTAAAGAAAAAAGAATCCAAGAATTGTTAACTCCACTTGAACAGGCAATGGGTGGCTCAATTGAGCTAGATAAAAATGGACGTTTTTATTTGAAGAATGAGCGCGGTCGCTTTGAGATGCCACTTGTTGCAGAAGGCCAGCGTAAACTAGCGATGTTAGCGCGTTTGATCGCCACTGGGGTATTAATTGAGAAAGGTTTCTTATTCTGGGATGAACCTGAAGCAAATCTCAATCCACTTCTAATCAAACAAGTAGCTCAAAGCATTGTAAATCTAAGCAAAACAGGTATTCAAGTATTTATTGCTACTCATAGTTTATTCCTATTGCGTGAGCTTGAAATATTAATGACAGATAAGCAAAATATTGAACTCAACTCAAGATTCTTTGGTTTGCACTTTTCAGATGACGGTGTTGTGGTCAACCAAGGAGATGCAATTGACGAAATTGGCGATATTACAACACTGGACGAAGAGCTTGCTCAATCTGATCGTTTTATTAGTAGTGGAGTTTGA
- a CDS encoding PRC-barrel domain-containing protein, translated as MTSEQIIRRSDILNTQVITRDNGKRLGIVSQLWVDIDQREVVALGLRDSLISISGLPRQMYLSSINQIGDVILVDNEDVIEDVDVEALSNLMNWEVITETGEVLGRVRGFKFNGESGKIYSIVIASLGVPQIPDQFLSTYEISIDEVVSTGPSRLIVFEGAEERVNQLTVGVLERLGIGRAPWERDAEEEYGYSAPRAVSPANQLPSGVPLEPPKPKVRTPEPVAQEEEEWTEDYIEEEIPQRRVMEARAYESIRYEEEEDNWSEATSSDRYQAPAPKKPAPQPYSKTYADEYDDYDDVEGDAWDDAPKPVNIPKKVKERQVEYEEEGGY; from the coding sequence ATGACCTCCGAACAAATAATTAGACGTTCCGATATATTAAACACCCAAGTAATTACCCGCGATAATGGCAAAAGGCTGGGTATAGTGAGTCAACTTTGGGTAGACATTGATCAAAGAGAGGTTGTGGCGCTTGGGTTGCGAGACAGCCTGATCTCTATCTCTGGACTGCCTCGCCAAATGTATCTTAGCAGTATCAACCAAATCGGTGATGTGATCTTGGTTGATAATGAAGATGTGATCGAAGATGTTGATGTGGAAGCTCTCAGTAACTTGATGAACTGGGAAGTGATCACGGAAACAGGGGAAGTATTAGGCAGAGTTAGGGGCTTTAAATTCAATGGCGAAAGTGGTAAAATTTACTCTATCGTCATCGCCTCCTTGGGAGTACCCCAAATACCTGACCAGTTTTTGAGTACCTATGAAATATCCATAGATGAAGTTGTCAGCACCGGACCGAGTAGACTGATTGTATTTGAAGGTGCAGAAGAACGGGTAAACCAGTTAACAGTCGGTGTTTTAGAACGGTTGGGTATTGGTAGAGCGCCTTGGGAAAGAGATGCAGAAGAAGAATATGGTTATTCTGCACCCCGCGCAGTTTCTCCAGCAAACCAGTTACCTAGTGGTGTACCTTTAGAACCCCCTAAACCCAAAGTTCGCACTCCTGAACCTGTAGCACAGGAAGAGGAAGAATGGACCGAAGATTATATAGAAGAAGAAATACCACAGCGTCGGGTAATGGAAGCCCGCGCTTATGAATCCATACGCTACGAAGAGGAAGAAGATAACTGGAGTGAAGCAACGAGTAGCGATAGATATCAAGCACCAGCACCTAAAAAACCAGCACCTCAACCCTATAGCAAAACCTACGCTGATGAATATGATGATTATGATGATGTAGAAGGTGATGCTTGGGATGATGCTCCCAAACCTGTGAATATTCCTAAGAAGGTGAAGGAAAGACAGGTGGAATACGAGGAAGAAGGCGGATATTAA
- a CDS encoding lectin-like protein, whose translation MPTITGTAAADNLLGTTSDDILNGLGGNDTLNGGGGNDQIFGDVSVPYFTYNGKFYLLSNAGTWTQAQAQAVTLGGNLVTVNDAAENQFLVNTFGGSEGLWIGLTDEVTEGTFKWANGEAVTYTNWAPGEPNDSGGQDYAWINFQNPGKWDDAGIANFRGIIEIANPSNDTIIGSAGNDTINGGIGQDTANYSAIGQAITLKPTGVVTKGTAGTDQLVGIENIIAATGLTNIIDASTATGTATINANLATKSLVVNIGDSAFPTLSFSVHNFVNVIGTANNDTITGDDGNNTLIGNAGNDTLNGGGGNDQIFGDFTSAITAPIFTYNGKFYLLSNAGTWTQAQAQAVTLGGNLVTVNDAAENQFLVNTFGGSEGLWIGLTDEVTEGTFKWANGEAVTYTNWAPGEPNDFGGQDYAWINFQNPGKWDDAGIANFRGIIEINGGNDTIIGSTGDDTINGGLGSDTVNYSSLTEAITLLAGGIVNKGSFGTDTIVSVETVIGATGQSNTIDASTGIATTTSLNVNLATNSLIINGLPAPINSITLNVQNFLNVVGTTQNDTIIGNNLANELVGNTSSGEIFATLQNVSFTLITSVDFTVV comes from the coding sequence ATGCCGACTATTACAGGAACAGCAGCAGCAGACAACCTCCTCGGTACAACGAGTGACGATATTCTCAATGGTTTAGGTGGTAATGATACCCTCAATGGTGGGGGAGGAAATGATCAGATTTTTGGTGATGTCTCCGTACCCTATTTCACCTATAATGGCAAATTTTACCTCTTGAGTAATGCAGGTACTTGGACGCAAGCACAAGCACAAGCGGTTACTTTAGGTGGTAATCTTGTTACCGTTAATGATGCTGCGGAAAATCAATTTCTGGTTAACACCTTTGGTGGTTCAGAAGGTTTATGGATTGGTTTGACAGATGAAGTGACCGAAGGAACATTTAAATGGGCAAATGGAGAAGCTGTAACTTATACTAACTGGGCTCCAGGTGAACCTAATGATTCTGGTGGTCAAGACTATGCTTGGATCAATTTTCAAAATCCTGGAAAATGGGATGATGCTGGCATAGCTAATTTCCGAGGAATCATCGAAATCGCTAACCCATCTAATGACACAATCATCGGTAGCGCCGGCAACGATACAATTAATGGGGGTATTGGTCAAGACACAGCAAATTACAGTGCCATAGGTCAAGCCATTACCCTGAAACCAACAGGAGTAGTTACCAAAGGTACAGCAGGAACAGACCAACTGGTTGGTATAGAGAACATTATCGCTGCAACAGGTCTAACTAACATTATTGATGCTTCCACAGCCACCGGCACTGCTACCATTAATGCCAATTTAGCGACTAAATCCCTAGTTGTGAATATCGGTGATAGTGCTTTCCCCACTTTGTCTTTTTCTGTTCATAATTTTGTCAATGTTATTGGTACAGCCAATAATGACACAATTACTGGGGATGATGGCAATAATACACTAATAGGGAATGCCGGTAATGATACCCTCAATGGTGGGGGAGGAAATGATCAGATTTTTGGTGATTTTACCTCTGCTATTACTGCTCCCATTTTCACCTATAATGGCAAATTTTACCTCTTAAGTAATGCAGGTACTTGGACACAAGCACAAGCACAAGCGGTTACTTTAGGTGGTAATCTTGTTACCGTTAATGATGCTGCGGAAAATCAATTTCTAGTTAATACCTTTGGTGGTTCAGAAGGTTTATGGATTGGTTTGACAGATGAAGTGACCGAAGGAACATTTAAATGGGCAAATGGAGAAGCTGTAACTTATACTAACTGGGCTCCAGGTGAACCTAATGATTTTGGTGGTCAAGACTATGCTTGGATCAATTTTCAAAATCCTGGAAAATGGGATGATGCTGGCATAGCTAATTTCCGAGGAATCATCGAAATCAATGGCGGCAATGACACAATTATCGGTAGCACAGGTGATGATACAATTAACGGCGGTTTAGGAAGCGATACAGTTAACTATAGCAGTCTTACGGAAGCAATTACCCTGTTAGCAGGTGGAATCGTTAATAAAGGCTCTTTTGGTACAGATACAATTGTAAGCGTAGAAACTGTAATTGGTGCTACAGGCCAATCTAACACCATAGACGCATCCACTGGAATCGCTACCACCACATCCCTCAACGTCAATCTAGCCACTAATAGCCTGATCATCAACGGATTACCAGCGCCGATTAATTCTATCACCTTAAATGTGCAGAATTTCCTAAATGTGGTTGGTACTACTCAAAACGATACCATCATAGGTAATAATCTGGCTAACGAGTTAGTTGGAAATACGAGCAGTGGTGAAATTTTCGCTACTTTGCAAAATGTTAGTTTCACATTAATTACAAGTGTTGACTTCACTGTAGTCTAA
- a CDS encoding type II toxin-antitoxin system VapC family toxin produces MRVLVDTNIVLDFLLQREPFSQDAELLFQAIDSGQVVGYVTATTLTDIFYIARKHTLSIEQARQAVSETLTVMVICPVNRAVLESALKSGLADFEDAVQIFCAVEQGLNAILTRDAKGFLSSSIPVLSIQELLQRLSK; encoded by the coding sequence GTGAGAGTTTTAGTTGATACCAATATTGTCCTAGATTTTCTGTTGCAACGAGAGCCATTTTCCCAAGATGCAGAACTGCTGTTTCAAGCCATTGATAGTGGTCAAGTTGTTGGCTATGTGACAGCAACAACGCTAACTGATATTTTCTATATTGCTCGCAAACATACTCTCAGCATTGAGCAAGCACGGCAAGCAGTATCAGAAACTTTGACTGTTATGGTTATTTGTCCCGTTAACCGAGCCGTTTTAGAATCAGCATTAAAATCTGGGTTGGCTGATTTTGAAGATGCAGTGCAAATTTTTTGTGCGGTCGAGCAGGGATTAAACGCTATTCTGACACGCGATGCTAAAGGTTTTTTAAGTTCTTCTATACCTGTGCTATCAATACAGGAATTGTTGCAACGATTAAGCAAGTAA